The following are from one region of the Mesorhizobium sp. B4-1-4 genome:
- a CDS encoding IS630 family transposase, translating to MKTSTASGRTRRTCRSCCAGRGLRIKKALLASEQERPDVRAARREWRDHHQPLMRAVPARIVFIDETSVKTNMTPLRGRSLRGKRLLADAPFGKWHTQTFIAGLRCHELVAPWIIEGAIDGAAFDAYVETQLAPALGRGDIVILDNLNVHKSPRAAEALKQRGARFLFLPKYSPDLNPIEMAFAKLKTLLRKAKARTYDDLVRAVGSICAMFDPTECWNYLKQAGYVAC from the coding sequence TTGAAGACGAGCACGGCGTCAGGGCGGACCCGTCGAACCTGTCGAAGTTGCTGTGCCGGGAGGGGTTTACGTATAAAAAAAGCCCTGCTGGCGTCGGAGCAAGAACGGCCCGACGTGAGAGCGGCGCGGCGTGAGTGGCGCGACCATCATCAGCCTCTGATGCGCGCCGTGCCGGCGCGGATCGTCTTCATCGACGAAACGAGCGTGAAGACCAACATGACCCCATTGCGCGGGCGCAGCCTGCGCGGCAAGAGGCTCCTCGCCGATGCGCCCTTCGGCAAATGGCATACCCAGACCTTCATCGCCGGCCTGCGTTGCCATGAACTGGTGGCCCCCTGGATCATCGAGGGAGCCATCGACGGTGCGGCGTTCGATGCCTATGTCGAAACCCAGCTCGCACCGGCTCTCGGGCGCGGCGACATCGTTATTCTGGACAATCTCAATGTCCACAAAAGTCCGCGCGCCGCAGAGGCACTCAAACAGCGCGGCGCCAGGTTCCTCTTCCTGCCCAAATATTCGCCGGACCTCAACCCGATCGAGATGGCCTTCGCAAAACTCAAAACCCTGTTGCGAAAGGCCAAAGCGCGCACCTACGACGATCTCGTCCGCGCCGTCGGAAGCATCTGCGCCATGTTCGATCCAACCGAATGCTGGAACTATCTCAAACAGGCAGGCTACGTTGCATGTTAA
- a CDS encoding GGDEF domain-containing protein, with translation MDTGLLIALLNPTIALALGAAFLVLWTYQRHRPYLAVLAFSYCVSAPGFLLQYFTLPIGMALTKLVSNICFIIAGCCLSGAIVARYGRKVPYPGLGVLAGGGLASFCWFLFVEPDLTWRILAMNFAFGGISLLVGAELRPVRNNGPTEKILFVLSLLSSLNFFVRTLAVVIAHGPFTTYDGFYGSSYWTTALLSHALLSLLIALCLFTAAALDVMKALKAETHTDPLSGLLNRRGFEERAEFLLQRCAAAKFPVALVLADLDHFKALNDVHGHAAGDRVIADFAAKLRSATGERGAAGRIGGEEFAVLLPLSDLAAARMFAEAVRTLYSAGGVDGLPTGTKVTASFGVAARTGDEALGPLMRRADEALYKAKKNGRDSVRLSYERPETAFVPELSKTG, from the coding sequence TTGGACACCGGCCTGCTGATAGCGCTGCTCAATCCGACGATCGCGCTGGCCCTCGGCGCGGCCTTCCTCGTGCTATGGACCTATCAGCGCCACCGTCCTTATCTTGCCGTGCTGGCGTTCAGCTACTGTGTTTCGGCACCCGGCTTTCTGTTGCAGTATTTCACCTTGCCCATTGGCATGGCGCTGACCAAGCTGGTGTCCAACATCTGCTTCATCATCGCCGGCTGTTGCCTGTCGGGCGCCATCGTCGCCCGCTACGGCCGCAAGGTGCCCTATCCGGGGCTCGGCGTGCTGGCAGGAGGTGGCCTAGCATCGTTCTGCTGGTTCCTGTTCGTTGAGCCGGATCTCACCTGGCGTATCCTGGCGATGAATTTCGCCTTCGGCGGCATCAGCCTTCTGGTCGGCGCCGAATTGCGGCCGGTTCGCAACAACGGCCCGACAGAGAAAATCCTGTTCGTGCTGTCGCTGCTGTCGAGTCTCAATTTCTTCGTGCGCACCCTTGCCGTCGTCATCGCGCACGGGCCGTTCACCACCTATGACGGGTTCTATGGTTCGTCCTACTGGACGACGGCGCTGCTGTCGCATGCGCTGTTGTCGCTGCTGATCGCGCTTTGCCTGTTCACCGCCGCGGCGCTCGACGTGATGAAGGCGCTGAAGGCCGAGACGCACACCGACCCCCTGTCGGGCCTGCTCAACCGGCGCGGCTTCGAGGAGCGCGCGGAGTTCCTGTTGCAGCGTTGCGCGGCGGCGAAGTTCCCGGTGGCGCTGGTGCTGGCCGACCTCGATCATTTCAAGGCGCTCAACGACGTGCACGGGCATGCCGCCGGCGACCGGGTGATTGCCGATTTCGCCGCCAAGCTCCGGTCCGCCACCGGCGAGCGCGGAGCCGCCGGCCGCATCGGCGGCGAAGAGTTCGCGGTGCTGCTGCCGTTGAGCGACCTTGCCGCGGCGCGAATGTTCGCCGAAGCGGTGCGCACGCTCTATTCGGCAGGAGGCGTCGACGGGCTTCCAACCGGCACCAAGGTCACCGCAAGTTTCGGCGTGGCGGCCCGCACTGGTGACGAGGCCCTGGGGCCGTTGATGCGCCGCGCCGACGAGGCGCTCTACAAGGCCAAGAAGAATGGCCGCGACAGCGTGCGCCTCTCCTACGAACGACCGGAAACGGCGTTCGTGCCGGAGCTCTCCAAGACCGGCTGA